In one window of Azotobacter salinestris DNA:
- a CDS encoding penicillin-binding protein activator, translating to MIACLRPLPALFLAGLLAACASSPSSRLGELPAPSQASVEQLLQQASESKPEKAALLRLTAADQAYRQKDLTQAVRILEQIPPDSLKPAQQIFASTLSAEIALARSKPKVALKALDHPSMQHLGELPIQQQIRTQLTRARALEADDQHLSAARERVFIAPLLSESAASENHERIWRLIQALPLDALNAPGEENSELGGWLALAHATKSAGTLELQQAAIDQWRAANPQHPAAMQLPAQLSKLRELASQPLNKIALLLPEEGQLASVSRALRNGFMAAHYQAQQLGQRQPSIELYDSSRLTSLDDFYRQAQAAGVQLVVGPLEKPLVKQLGDREQLPITTLALNYGNVGQESPPQLFQFGLAAEDEAREAARRAWADGMRRGVVMVPSGEWGDRVLQAFQQSWQATGGNLVAVVRIDQPARLAQQIAELFQLRQSEARGKRLQSMLGSEVAAQPSRRRDIDFIFLAATPQQAQQIKPTLAFQYAGDVPIYATSHLYSPKEEQNYYLDLEGIQFCETPWLLNTNPNDNLPQLAGSQWPQASGSLGRLYAMGADAYRLAPRLTQLKAMPETRIDGLSGNLSLTPDQRIQRQLPWAAFRDGQIQRLQNNSY from the coding sequence ATGATCGCCTGTCTGCGTCCTCTTCCCGCCCTTTTCCTTGCCGGCCTCTTGGCTGCCTGTGCCAGCTCGCCATCATCCAGACTGGGCGAGCTGCCCGCGCCGTCACAAGCCAGCGTCGAGCAACTGCTGCAACAGGCCAGCGAAAGCAAACCGGAAAAGGCCGCACTCCTGCGTCTGACAGCCGCCGATCAGGCCTACCGGCAGAAGGATCTGACCCAGGCCGTGCGCATTCTCGAACAGATCCCACCGGACAGCCTCAAGCCTGCCCAGCAGATCTTTGCCAGCACTCTCAGCGCAGAGATTGCCTTGGCCCGCAGCAAACCCAAGGTCGCGCTCAAGGCCCTCGATCACCCCAGCATGCAGCATTTGGGCGAACTGCCCATACAGCAGCAGATTCGCACCCAGCTCACCCGCGCGCGCGCGCTGGAAGCAGATGACCAGCATCTGAGTGCCGCTCGCGAGCGGGTGTTCATTGCCCCCCTGCTGAGTGAGTCGGCCGCCAGTGAAAATCACGAACGCATCTGGCGCCTGATCCAGGCTCTGCCGCTGGACGCTCTGAATGCCCCCGGCGAGGAGAATAGTGAACTGGGGGGCTGGCTAGCCCTGGCACACGCCACGAAGAGTGCTGGCACCCTGGAACTGCAGCAGGCCGCCATCGACCAGTGGCGCGCAGCTAACCCTCAGCATCCGGCAGCCATGCAATTGCCGGCACAGCTCAGCAAATTGCGGGAGCTGGCCAGCCAGCCCCTGAACAAGATTGCCCTGCTGCTTCCGGAGGAAGGCCAGCTTGCCTCGGTGTCACGCGCTCTGCGCAACGGCTTCATGGCCGCCCATTACCAGGCACAGCAACTCGGTCAGCGACAACCCAGCATCGAGCTCTATGACAGCAGCCGACTGACGTCCCTCGACGACTTCTATCGCCAGGCCCAGGCCGCCGGGGTGCAACTGGTCGTCGGCCCCTTGGAAAAGCCCTTGGTCAAACAGCTCGGCGATCGCGAGCAACTGCCGATCACCACCCTTGCCCTGAACTATGGCAACGTCGGCCAGGAAAGCCCGCCACAGCTCTTCCAGTTCGGCCTGGCTGCCGAGGACGAAGCTCGCGAGGCCGCTCGCCGCGCCTGGGCAGACGGCATGCGCCGGGGCGTCGTCATGGTACCCTCCGGCGAATGGGGCGACCGGGTACTTCAAGCCTTCCAGCAGAGCTGGCAAGCCACAGGCGGCAATCTGGTTGCCGTCGTGCGGATCGATCAGCCCGCCCGCCTGGCTCAGCAGATTGCCGAACTGTTCCAACTGCGTCAGAGCGAGGCTCGCGGCAAGCGACTGCAGAGCATGCTTGGCAGCGAGGTGGCTGCGCAGCCCTCGCGACGCCGTGATATCGATTTCATCTTCCTGGCCGCCACCCCACAGCAGGCCCAGCAAATCAAACCGACTCTCGCCTTCCAATATGCCGGTGATGTACCGATCTATGCCACCTCACACCTCTACAGCCCCAAGGAAGAACAGAACTATTACCTCGACCTCGAAGGCATTCAGTTCTGCGAGACACCCTGGCTGCTGAATACCAATCCGAACGACAACCTGCCGCAACTGGCTGGCAGCCAATGGCCCCAGGCCAGTGGCAGCCTGGGACGTCTCTATGCCATGGGAGCCGACGCCTACCGGCTCGCCCCGCGATTGACACAGCTCAAGGCGATGCCTGAAACCCGCATCGACGGTCTTTCCGGCAACCTGAGCCTGACTCCCGATCAGCGCATCCAGCGCCAGCTGCCTTGGGCCGCGTTCCGCGATGGCCAGATACAGCGCCTGCAGAACAACAGCTACTGA
- a CDS encoding YraN family protein, translating to MERQRSGRDAEILAHRHLTAQGMRLLAQNWRCRCGELDLVMLDGDTVVFVEVRYRRHFAWGGALESVDARKRMRLIRSAQYFLQQEPRWARHPCRFDVIAINGADGASGHLSWIRNAFDA from the coding sequence ATGGAAAGGCAACGCAGCGGACGCGATGCCGAGATCCTTGCCCACCGCCATCTCACGGCACAGGGAATGCGCCTTCTGGCGCAGAACTGGCGCTGTCGATGCGGCGAGCTCGATCTGGTCATGCTCGACGGCGATACAGTAGTATTCGTCGAGGTGCGCTATCGGCGGCATTTCGCCTGGGGAGGCGCATTGGAGAGCGTCGATGCACGCAAGCGCATGAGACTCATCCGTAGCGCTCAGTATTTTCTGCAGCAAGAGCCACGCTGGGCCAGACATCCCTGCCGCTTCGATGTCATCGCCATCAATGGCGCCGATGGCGCATCCGGCCATCTGAGCTGGATTCGCAACGCCTTTGATGCCTGA